From the genome of Blautia pseudococcoides, one region includes:
- a CDS encoding S1C family serine protease encodes MDDEKKEDLRHGDEKQEQDSITDNYEFLKETIKERPIDKKKLARHAGFLAAGGVLFGLAAALTFAYVEPKIEKNMQRKEVPYVNIPGDEEPGTQEETSSEDNGQAEQQTGDNTGEDSQAAQAESREMTLDDYENMYTEILKQAEEPKKAMVTVIGSKKDEDWFQTPYENQISGLIVADNGQEMFILTEYRIVENVDRIQVVFCDGSMVDARFQKADKNTGFTILKVPVSDIPAETKERIITAPLGNSYGLNQGEPVIAIGSPMGYSDSIAYGVVTSTANSVSKVDAEYGILTTDIVGSGDGSGILVNLKGEVVGVIAQSFAKADTKNIITGLSISQTKDLIENLSNNKDIIYMGVTGQTITTEISEKKGIPKGVFVEGVEVDSPAMQADIRNADVIVEVNKEKVETVKGYQQQLKSCKAGSVIEVKAMRQGTEGYVEVTFEVTLGAL; translated from the coding sequence ATGGATGATGAAAAAAAAGAAGATTTAAGGCACGGGGATGAAAAGCAGGAACAGGACAGTATAACAGATAATTATGAGTTTCTGAAAGAGACAATCAAAGAGCGCCCTATTGATAAAAAAAAGCTGGCCAGGCACGCCGGCTTTCTTGCAGCCGGAGGGGTTCTTTTTGGCCTTGCGGCGGCGCTGACATTTGCCTATGTGGAACCTAAAATAGAGAAAAACATGCAGCGCAAAGAGGTTCCTTATGTAAATATTCCGGGGGACGAAGAGCCCGGGACCCAGGAGGAAACGTCTTCTGAGGACAACGGGCAGGCGGAGCAGCAGACGGGAGACAATACAGGGGAGGACAGTCAGGCAGCCCAGGCGGAGTCCAGGGAGATGACCCTGGATGATTACGAGAACATGTATACAGAGATCCTGAAACAGGCGGAAGAGCCTAAGAAAGCCATGGTGACGGTGATTGGCAGCAAAAAGGACGAGGACTGGTTTCAGACGCCTTATGAGAACCAGATATCAGGTCTGATCGTGGCGGATAACGGGCAGGAGATGTTTATACTCACAGAATACAGGATCGTGGAGAATGTGGACCGGATCCAAGTGGTATTTTGTGACGGAAGCATGGTGGATGCCAGATTCCAGAAAGCGGATAAAAATACAGGTTTCACCATCCTGAAGGTTCCTGTGTCCGATATCCCGGCGGAGACAAAGGAAAGGATCATAACCGCACCTCTCGGAAATTCCTACGGATTAAATCAGGGGGAACCTGTTATTGCAATTGGAAGCCCGATGGGGTATAGTGATTCTATAGCTTATGGGGTGGTGACTTCCACCGCCAATTCTGTGTCAAAAGTGGACGCGGAGTACGGTATCCTCACAACGGATATTGTGGGGAGCGGAGACGGAAGCGGTATTCTGGTGAATCTGAAGGGAGAGGTTGTGGGTGTCATAGCCCAGTCCTTTGCCAAGGCGGACACAAAAAATATCATTACCGGTTTGTCCATTTCCCAGACGAAGGATCTGATCGAAAATCTGTCCAACAATAAGGATATTATCTATATGGGCGTCACGGGCCAGACCATCACCACAGAGATCTCTGAGAAAAAAGGCATTCCCAAAGGCGTTTTTGTGGAAGGCGTGGAGGTGGATTCACCGGCAATGCAGGCGGATATCCGGAATGCGGATGTGATCGTGGAGGTCAACAAAGAAAAGGTGGAGACAGTCAAAGGCTATCAGCAGCAGCTTAAATCCTGCAAAGCCGGTTCTGTCATAGAAGTCAAGGCAATGCGCCAGGGAACAGAAGGCTATGTGGAGGTCACTTTTGAAGTGACTCTGGGGGCATTATAA
- a CDS encoding 3'-5' exoribonuclease YhaM family protein, translating into MRFINELHEGEKLAGIYLCKHKQPAVTKNGKPYENVILQDKTGTIDAKIWDPNSLGIDDFGTLDYVDVVGDVTSFQGALQVSIKRARKASEGEYEPGNYLPVSDKSVEAMYGELLNFVSKVKNIYLSRLLHSFFAEDEAFIKLFKGNSAAKTVHHGFIGGLLEHTLSVVKLCSYYCSTYPILKEDLLIAAAMLHDIGKTKELSPFPMNDYTDDGQLLGHIMMGAEMIHDKAREIPGFPEKLESELKHCILAHHGELEYGSPKKPALAEAMALNLADNTDAKMETLTEIFRAAGDSKEWLGYNRLFESNLRKTGCEE; encoded by the coding sequence ATGAGATTTATCAATGAACTGCACGAAGGCGAAAAGTTAGCGGGGATTTATCTGTGCAAACACAAGCAGCCGGCAGTCACAAAAAACGGAAAACCCTACGAAAATGTGATTTTACAGGACAAGACAGGCACCATTGATGCTAAAATATGGGATCCTAATTCTCTTGGGATTGATGATTTCGGTACATTGGACTATGTGGATGTTGTTGGTGATGTTACCAGCTTCCAGGGCGCTCTGCAGGTGAGCATCAAACGTGCCCGCAAAGCATCGGAGGGAGAGTATGAACCGGGAAATTATCTTCCGGTCAGCGACAAAAGTGTGGAGGCCATGTATGGGGAACTCCTGAATTTTGTAAGCAAAGTGAAGAATATCTATCTCTCCCGTCTTCTGCACAGCTTTTTTGCCGAGGATGAGGCCTTTATCAAGTTATTTAAGGGGAACTCCGCCGCGAAGACTGTGCATCATGGATTTATCGGAGGACTTTTGGAGCACACGCTGAGTGTAGTGAAGCTCTGCAGTTATTACTGCAGTACATATCCGATTCTGAAGGAGGACCTGCTGATCGCAGCGGCAATGCTCCATGATATCGGCAAGACAAAAGAACTCAGCCCGTTTCCTATGAACGATTATACGGATGACGGACAGCTTTTGGGACATATTATGATGGGGGCGGAAATGATCCATGATAAAGCCCGCGAAATCCCGGGATTTCCGGAAAAACTGGAAAGTGAGCTGAAGCATTGTATACTGGCCCACCACGGAGAGCTGGAATACGGGTCACCCAAGAAGCCTGCCCTTGCTGAGGCCATGGCGTTGAATCTTGCGGACAATACGGATGCCAAGATGGAGACCCTGACGGAAATCTTCCGCGCAGCAGGAGATAGTAAGGAATGGCTGGGTTATAATCGGCTGTTTGAGTCAAATTTGAGAAAGACCGGATGTGAAGAGTAA
- the rlmD gene encoding 23S rRNA (uracil(1939)-C(5))-methyltransferase RlmD: MEFKKNDIVTVKIEDMSHDGSGIGKADGYTLFIKDAVIGDEVEAKIMKTKKNYGFARLMNVLVPSPDRTEPKCPKARACGGCQLQFLSYEKQLEFKKNKVDGNLRHIGGFQDFAIEKVMGMDEPWRYRNKAQFPFGKDKDGKIVTGFYAGRTHAIIPNRNCYLGVKENEEILNRIIAYMEENHVEPYNEETGKGLVRHALIRYGFTTKEIMVCLIINGERLPKKERLVEKLTQVQGMTSITANVNKKRSNVILGDKIIPLWGQKYITDYIGNVKYQISPLSFYQVNPVQTVKLYETALEYAGLTGKETVWDLYCGIGTISLFLAQRAKQVNGVEIVPAAIEDAKKNAELNGIENAAFYVGKAEEVLPKKYKEEGIYADVIVVDPPRKGCDEELLSTMLDMKPERIVYVSCDSSTLARDLKILCGEGYALERVAVCDMFPAGVHVETAVLLVRKP; this comes from the coding sequence ATGGAATTTAAGAAGAATGATATTGTCACAGTAAAAATAGAAGATATGAGCCATGACGGTTCCGGAATCGGTAAAGCGGACGGGTATACGCTTTTTATTAAAGATGCGGTGATTGGGGATGAAGTGGAAGCAAAGATCATGAAGACAAAAAAGAATTATGGATTTGCCCGTCTCATGAATGTACTTGTCCCGTCCCCTGACCGGACAGAACCCAAATGTCCAAAGGCCAGAGCGTGCGGCGGATGCCAGCTTCAGTTTCTCAGCTATGAAAAACAGCTGGAGTTCAAGAAAAACAAGGTAGACGGAAATCTTCGCCATATCGGGGGATTTCAGGATTTTGCCATTGAAAAAGTAATGGGTATGGACGAGCCGTGGCGTTACAGAAATAAGGCGCAGTTTCCCTTTGGGAAAGATAAGGACGGTAAGATCGTCACAGGGTTTTATGCCGGCAGGACCCATGCCATTATTCCAAACAGGAATTGTTATCTGGGGGTAAAAGAAAATGAGGAGATACTGAATCGTATCATTGCATATATGGAAGAAAACCACGTGGAGCCGTACAATGAGGAGACAGGGAAAGGCCTTGTCCGTCATGCGCTGATCCGTTATGGTTTTACTACAAAAGAAATTATGGTATGTCTGATCATCAATGGGGAGCGCCTTCCGAAAAAGGAGCGGTTGGTCGAAAAGCTTACACAGGTTCAGGGGATGACAAGTATTACGGCGAATGTGAATAAAAAGCGGAGCAATGTGATCTTAGGGGATAAGATCATTCCGCTGTGGGGGCAGAAATATATCACGGATTATATCGGTAATGTAAAATATCAGATTTCCCCCCTTTCTTTTTACCAGGTCAATCCCGTGCAGACTGTGAAACTGTATGAGACGGCACTGGAATATGCAGGCCTTACGGGGAAAGAGACAGTTTGGGATCTGTACTGCGGTATTGGAACCATCTCTTTGTTTTTGGCGCAGAGAGCAAAGCAGGTGAATGGCGTTGAGATAGTACCTGCTGCTATAGAGGATGCCAAGAAGAATGCAGAGCTGAATGGGATAGAGAATGCGGCGTTTTATGTGGGCAAGGCAGAGGAAGTCCTGCCAAAGAAGTACAAAGAAGAAGGAATCTATGCCGATGTGATTGTGGTTGACCCACCCAGAAAAGGGTGCGATGAGGAACTGCTGTCAACTATGCTGGACATGAAACCGGAGAGGATCGTGTATGTGAGCTGCGATTCCTCTACACTGGCAAGGGATTTGAAGATCTTGTGCGGTGAGGGGTATGCGTTGGAGAGGGTGGCAGTTTGTGATATGTTTCCGGCTGGGGTGCATGTGGAAACCGCCGTGTTGCTGGTGCGGAAACCTTGA
- a CDS encoding UPF0158 family protein, translating into MKVKLGVILDAIEMADDNYTYFLDLETGESVFLADELITGLDNEGLEDEIEENPERYLRLPTKFEIHEYHIMEEFIWTLKGEKADKLECAIRGRGAFRRFKDMVDRMGISQQWYDFQAEYYRKLATQWCREQGLEYEEESL; encoded by the coding sequence ATGAAAGTAAAATTAGGCGTCATTTTGGATGCGATTGAGATGGCTGATGATAACTATACATATTTTTTGGATTTAGAAACAGGAGAAAGTGTGTTCCTTGCAGATGAACTGATTACTGGTTTGGATAATGAGGGGTTGGAAGATGAAATTGAAGAAAACCCGGAACGCTATTTAAGGCTTCCTACGAAATTTGAGATTCACGAATACCATATCATGGAAGAATTTATCTGGACTTTAAAAGGTGAAAAGGCAGATAAACTGGAATGTGCCATACGAGGGCGTGGAGCGTTCAGGAGATTTAAGGATATGGTAGACAGAATGGGGATTTCACAGCAGTGGTATGATTTTCAGGCAGAGTATTACAGGAAACTGGCAACCCAGTGGTGTCGGGAGCAGGGGCTGGAGTATGAGGAGGAGAGCCTGTGA
- a CDS encoding GNAT family N-acetyltransferase: MKIRFAEKSDIEILSTYDKHIRITELESSVSLGRVIVAEDNETLIGWLRWNLFWDNTPFMNMLFILDQHRSCGYGRKMVAYWENK, from the coding sequence GTGAAGATTAGGTTTGCGGAAAAATCAGACATTGAAATTCTTTCTACATATGATAAACACATCAGGATAACGGAACTGGAATCTTCCGTATCGCTTGGTCGGGTAATCGTAGCAGAAGATAACGAAACACTTATAGGCTGGTTGCGATGGAATCTGTTCTGGGATAACACGCCGTTTATGAATATGCTGTTTATACTTGACCAGCATCGTAGTTGTGGCTATGGAAGAAAAATGGTTGCTTATTGGGAAAACAAATGA
- a CDS encoding GNAT family N-acetyltransferase, with product MIRYVTKNDEGQILSMMELVKDDFAGYKEKEFLEAVYNAISNDEAIMEEKDGRIAGLLMCSKKEKELSFLAVHPEYRKNSIAKRLIEKMTEWFAVGDIISVVTFREGDPKGIPARACYHSCGFVDDEKLTVFDYPCQKMILKICH from the coding sequence ATGATAAGGTATGTAACAAAGAACGATGAAGGTCAAATACTGTCCATGATGGAACTGGTAAAAGATGATTTTGCCGGGTATAAAGAAAAGGAATTTTTAGAAGCAGTATACAATGCTATCAGCAATGATGAAGCAATTATGGAAGAAAAAGACGGGAGAATAGCGGGATTGCTTATGTGCTCAAAGAAAGAAAAAGAGCTTTCTTTTCTTGCCGTACACCCTGAGTATCGAAAGAACAGTATTGCGAAAAGATTGATTGAGAAAATGACAGAGTGGTTTGCTGTGGGAGATATTATTTCTGTAGTTACATTTCGGGAGGGCGACCCGAAAGGGATACCTGCCAGAGCCTGTTATCATTCTTGTGGATTTGTGGATGATGAAAAATTGACTGTATTTGATTATCCTTGCCAGAAAATGATTCTCAAGATTTGCCATTAA
- a CDS encoding DUF3795 domain-containing protein, whose translation MKDFIRDNLCFSLCGLNCGLCPMKLDVHCPGCGGGEGNQSCKIARCSIQHGKIEYCSQCHEFPCDKYGRADEYDIFITHRNWKQDFEKMKVMGIEAYNSDQLQKLEIWKLLLEGYNDGRRKSFFCLAVNLLDLEDLKTVVGHLVEEKQLESFTLKEKSAFAVKQLQSIAEQRGVVLKWNKKPSKTKK comes from the coding sequence TTGAAGGATTTTATAAGAGATAACCTCTGCTTCTCCCTTTGCGGCTTGAACTGCGGATTGTGTCCTATGAAGCTGGACGTACATTGTCCGGGCTGCGGAGGCGGAGAGGGAAACCAGTCCTGTAAAATAGCCAGGTGTAGTATCCAACATGGTAAGATAGAATACTGCAGTCAATGTCATGAGTTTCCGTGTGATAAATATGGGAGGGCAGATGAGTATGATATTTTTATCACACACAGGAATTGGAAGCAGGATTTTGAAAAAATGAAGGTTATGGGTATAGAAGCCTATAATTCCGATCAACTGCAGAAGCTGGAAATATGGAAGCTTCTGTTGGAAGGCTATAATGATGGCAGAAGAAAAAGCTTCTTTTGTCTGGCGGTCAATCTCCTGGATTTAGAAGATTTGAAAACTGTGGTAGGGCATCTTGTGGAAGAAAAACAGTTGGAAAGTTTTACGCTGAAAGAAAAGTCAGCTTTTGCGGTAAAGCAACTCCAGTCCATAGCAGAGCAGCGGGGCGTAGTGCTAAAATGGAATAAGAAACCCTCAAAAACGAAGAAATGA
- a CDS encoding HTH domain-containing protein — MTFGFIDFAKEVLEASDRPLSLEEMWAAGCKRGLDGKLGSSGKTPVRTVKGDYLL; from the coding sequence ATGACATTTGGATTTATTGATTTTGCAAAAGAGGTATTAGAGGCTTCGGACAGGCCATTATCCTTAGAGGAGATGTGGGCGGCGGGATGTAAACGGGGGCTTGACGGGAAGCTGGGTTCCTCCGGAAAGACACCTGTCCGCACTGTGAAGGGAGATTATTTGCTATGA
- a CDS encoding helix-turn-helix domain-containing protein, translated as MIAFYKLWDKMNRMGIRKKDLKDKKIISAATINKMNNNEIVTTETLDKLCEYLKCQPDEILEYIPNTPAEETSPNEE; from the coding sequence ATGATTGCGTTCTACAAGTTATGGGATAAAATGAACCGAATGGGTATTCGCAAGAAAGATTTAAAAGATAAAAAAATCATAAGTGCAGCCACAATCAATAAAATGAACAATAATGAAATTGTCACCACAGAAACATTAGATAAGCTCTGTGAATATCTCAAGTGTCAGCCAGATGAAATTCTGGAATACATTCCAAATACCCCAGCAGAGGAAACTTCACCTAATGAAGAATAG
- a CDS encoding phage head closure protein produces the protein MIKTLVPVAVVWAYFRQLSGQEVVTGISTKTNENVLFQISYRTDIKTTQVIRYKGILYDITRVDVFEGYKEDLTLYGKAQP, from the coding sequence ATGATTAAAACTCTTGTGCCCGTTGCCGTTGTATGGGCTTATTTCCGTCAACTGTCCGGGCAGGAAGTTGTGACGGGAATTTCCACTAAAACAAATGAAAACGTACTGTTTCAAATTAGTTACCGGACAGACATAAAGACAACCCAAGTTATAAGGTATAAAGGTATTTTATACGATATTACACGGGTTGATGTATTTGAGGGCTATAAAGAAGATTTGACACTTTATGGTAAGGCGCAGCCGTGA
- a CDS encoding recombinase family protein, translated as MSTKRFLGYDADENGKLVVNKQQAKIVKRIFMEFLWGKTTDYIKRILGREGVINWDGGTKWQSTTIGSMLENEKYKGDTLLQKSYTVDFLTKKRVQNEGEIQQYYIEDDHEAIIDPWIWECVQLEMKRRERYLEEHNITRFSQNTEANPLSSKIICGECNRAFARKGWRTPSGDRKVWQCSERYKVKGVLGCGNRHIYEETLIEIYLIAWNRLLECRDMLVSDWKEKICWQDFGRWILWRLLRIHSR; from the coding sequence ATGAGTACCAAGAGGTTCCTTGGTTATGATGCAGATGAGAATGGAAAACTGGTTGTAAATAAACAGCAGGCGAAGATTGTGAAGCGGATTTTTATGGAGTTCCTCTGGGGGAAGACTACCGATTATATTAAACGAATTTTGGGGAGGGAGGGTGTGATAAATTGGGATGGCGGAACAAAATGGCAGTCCACGACAATTGGCAGTATGCTGGAGAATGAAAAGTATAAAGGGGACACGCTCTTGCAGAAAAGCTACACGGTGGACTTTCTGACGAAGAAGCGGGTGCAGAATGAGGGGGAAATCCAGCAGTATTATATTGAGGATGACCATGAGGCGATTATTGATCCTTGGATTTGGGAATGTGTGCAGTTGGAGATGAAGAGAAGGGAGCGGTATCTGGAGGAGCATAATATTACTCGATTTTCCCAAAATACGGAGGCGAATCCACTTTCCAGCAAGATTATCTGTGGGGAATGTAACAGGGCTTTTGCGAGGAAGGGATGGCGGACGCCAAGCGGAGACCGGAAAGTGTGGCAGTGCAGTGAACGGTATAAGGTGAAAGGTGTGCTGGGATGTGGAAATCGGCATATTTATGAGGAAACATTGATTGAGATTTACCTGATTGCTTGGAACAGACTGTTGGAGTGTAGGGATATGCTGGTGTCGGATTGGAAGGAGAAGATTTGCTGGCAAGATTTCGGGCGATGGATTTTATGGAGATTACTAAGGATACACAGCCGATAA
- a CDS encoding type IV toxin-antitoxin system AbiEi family antitoxin domain-containing protein yields the protein MKYYEQLMEQRVFDYKDLSEIISENQNTISSLLRDYIRKHYIEQIRKGLYVVVSMETGAPAANRFEIGSHILEGGYISHHSAFEYFGLTNQMMFTVQVSGKGRFRPFSFDGYEYQSFRERIKEGVLQKENGIRVTDVERTVLDSINDLEKVGGLAELCQCLQMIPFLDEEKLLWYMEQYGKQFLYQKAGFLLEHLKTDLKLSDCFFNKCREYMGKSKRYFSDTMDRKVLRYSPSWQLYVPKDFMRMAELEE from the coding sequence ATGAAATATTATGAACAGTTAATGGAACAGAGAGTTTTTGACTATAAGGATTTATCGGAAATTATAAGCGAGAATCAAAATACTATATCTTCATTGCTAAGGGATTACATTCGCAAGCACTATATTGAACAGATTAGAAAAGGACTTTACGTTGTGGTTAGCATGGAAACAGGTGCTCCGGCAGCAAATAGGTTTGAGATAGGAAGTCATATTTTAGAAGGTGGGTATATTTCCCACCATAGTGCGTTTGAGTATTTTGGACTTACAAATCAAATGATGTTTACTGTACAGGTGTCTGGAAAAGGGCGTTTTCGACCATTTTCTTTTGATGGATATGAATATCAGTCTTTTCGTGAGCGGATTAAAGAGGGAGTTCTTCAGAAAGAAAATGGAATTAGAGTGACTGATGTGGAGCGAACGGTATTAGATTCTATCAATGATTTAGAAAAGGTTGGGGGCCTGGCAGAATTGTGCCAATGCCTACAGATGATACCGTTTCTTGATGAGGAAAAGTTGTTGTGGTATATGGAACAATATGGGAAACAGTTTTTGTATCAGAAAGCAGGGTTTCTATTGGAGCACTTAAAGACCGATTTAAAGCTATCGGATTGCTTTTTTAATAAATGCCGTGAATACATGGGAAAGAGCAAACGTTATTTTTCAGATACAATGGATCGTAAAGTGCTCAGGTATTCCCCTTCTTGGCAGCTATATGTTCCCAAGGACTTTATGCGTATGGCAGAATTGGAGGAATAA
- a CDS encoding nucleotidyl transferase AbiEii/AbiGii toxin family protein, producing MQLTRKELNKIAREQGFVRDTLEKVYRLQDILVFMNSHPLMKERLALKGGTAINLTVFNLPRLSVDIDLDYSVDIDREGMLEERKIIAQDLEKYMFSQRYEQSPKSKSRHSLESYIYVYTNTAGVRDNIKIEINYSMRTHVLPLVQREVVTNGILEKNRILAVAGIELFGSKIKALLDRAAARDLYDVSNMIKYGLFDNGETDLLRKCTLFYMAVGNDEVPEMIDIDKIDDITFRKIHTDLLPVKRLNEEFNLINVKKIVKEYLTDLMQLTATEKEFLKEFRQKHYRPELLFEDKEIVRRLENHPMALWKMQQ from the coding sequence TTGCAACTAACGAGAAAAGAATTAAACAAAATTGCAAGGGAACAGGGTTTTGTCCGTGATACCTTAGAGAAGGTATACCGATTGCAGGATATTCTTGTATTTATGAATTCACATCCTCTTATGAAAGAACGTTTGGCATTAAAAGGAGGCACAGCAATCAACCTGACTGTGTTTAACTTGCCAAGGTTGTCAGTGGATATTGATTTAGATTATTCTGTAGACATAGACAGGGAAGGGATGCTTGAAGAGAGAAAAATAATCGCACAAGACTTAGAAAAATATATGTTTTCACAGAGATATGAACAAAGTCCTAAATCAAAGAGCAGACATTCTCTAGAAAGTTATATTTATGTATACACAAATACAGCCGGAGTTCGTGATAACATAAAGATAGAAATAAATTATTCTATGAGGACTCATGTCTTGCCGTTGGTACAAAGGGAAGTTGTTACGAATGGAATTTTAGAAAAAAACAGAATTCTAGCAGTTGCCGGAATAGAGTTATTTGGCAGTAAAATCAAAGCGTTGTTGGACAGAGCTGCAGCAAGAGATTTGTATGATGTTAGCAATATGATTAAATATGGTTTGTTTGATAATGGAGAGACAGACTTGTTAAGAAAATGTACTCTATTTTATATGGCAGTGGGGAATGACGAAGTTCCAGAAATGATAGACATAGATAAGATTGATGATATTACTTTTCGTAAAATACATACAGATTTGCTTCCTGTGAAGCGTTTAAATGAAGAATTTAATCTTATTAATGTTAAAAAAATTGTAAAAGAATATCTAACAGATTTAATGCAACTGACTGCAACTGAAAAAGAATTTTTGAAGGAATTTAGGCAAAAACACTATAGACCGGAACTATTGTTTGAGGATAAAGAAATAGTGAGGAGATTGGAAAATCATCCAATGGCCTTATGGAAAATGCAGCAATAG